TCGCTCCTTGTACACCTACCACGATCGTACCCGTCGGGGTACCAAGGATGTCCACCGTAATGCCAAGTCTTTCGAAGATCGCTTTGAAATTCTCGATCTCCTCGGTTGGAATGTCTATGAACGTGAAGAGAATTTGATCCCCTGTCTGTGTGATCTCAACATCTTCTTTCAGTTCATCTAAGACCTTCAATGCCTGCAAAATGTCTCTCTCTGGACCTATAAGCATGGTCTTTCCATCTGTTATGACAACGGTGACCGAGAGTCCCATTCTTTCGAAGAGAAGTTCCAAATTTTGAACTGAGGGAAGTGAATCCACAATTCTGTAATGAGGTTTCTCCAGTCCGGTCAGTCTCGAAAGCTCTTTCTGTATCCTGTCCAGTACTCCCGATGGACCTACAATCAGATAGCCCGATTGGATGGAAGTTATACTTATCTTTGCCCAATCCTTTTCTCCGAGATAGCTTCTGAGATAAGTGGTCAGTTTTCCTTCTTCCCAGCCGACTAAATTGTTGAACAATCTCGATTCCGTCGTCTCGTCTATTTCCAATTTGGAAAGTATTGATTGCACTACTTCTAAAGCCTTGTCAGTCTCAAGCTCTTCACCAACAAGAATTACTCCCGAAGGCGAAGAAAGCAGTTTCACCGGGAGCTTCAGGTTATCGAGAATATTCGAGAATTCATCCATTTTGTCGATCGGTATTTCCGTAAAGACATACTTCAATTTTTCGTCGACGGCTATCACATCGGTTCGGTCGCTTATGGAACTTATTATATCTACGGCCGAATCGATTGCCTCTCTGTAACCCACAATAATCATGTTGTTTCCATAACCGATAACGGTGACGGCTATTTTCATCTCTTCGAGTACCTGCCTGACGATTTCCAGTACTTGAGAGCCGGCCTCCAGAATTGTGTACTCGTATTCACGCGAAGCGACAGGTGATTCAACATCTCTTCTTAGCATCTGGATCAGATCCACCGTTCTAGTAACGCTCTCCTTCTTCCCGACCACGAGGTATCTGTCCTCTATCGGGAGAATGGTGACTTTCAGGCCCAGTCTCTCCAGCAGTGTGCCAAGCTCTTCTATCGCAGGCAGCTTCTCTTCCACTATGTAGTACGGGTCTTCTATGCTCGTCAGTCTCGTCGCTTCCTTCTCCATCCTGTCGAGTACTTCCTGTGGTCCTATCACTATGTATCCGCCAGTGGACGGAGTTATGGATATCCTTCCGAAATCATCCTCCCCAAGGTAGTCCCTGAAGTAACCCGAATACTTGTCGTCGCTCCAGCCCGGAACCACTGACAGCACGGTCGAGACTCTGACACTCTCCCCAACCTTGCTCTCTATCTCTTCCTCCCTCGCCAGTATCGCGTTGATTATCTCCACCGCGCTCTTGACAGCCTTCTCCTCTCCTATTACCAGCACTCCTGAGGGTGAAGAGAGAAGATCCACTTCGTACCCCAGTCTCTCGAGTATCCCGCCGTAGCTTTCTATCTGCGAGCTCTCGACTCCCACGAAAGAGTAGGTCACTTTCTTCTCCACAGGTGTCTCTTTCAATCTCTCTGCTATCGGCGTAAGCAGTTCACGCCCCGCTTCCAGATCCTTGCTGGAGCCTATCATCACAACGTTGTTGCCTATCTGGATCAGCTGTACCTTCACCTTCAACTCTTCCAGTGTTCTCTCCAGTGAGTCTATGTACTGGGCTTCTATCTCCACGAATTCGAAGCCCTGCGGCTCTTCCACCGCAGGTTGCATCCCAGCCTTCAGCGTTGAGATGAATTGTGAGGCCTTCTCCACGCTCTCCTTCTTCCCGACCACGAGGTATCTGTCCTCTATCGGGAGAATGGTGACTTTCAGGCCCAGTCTCTCCAGCAGTGTGCCAAGCTCTTCTATCGCAGGCAGCTTCTCTTCCACTATGTAGTACGGGTCTTCTATGCTCGTCAGTCTCGTCGCTTCCTTCTCCATCCTGTCGAGTACTTCCTGTGGTCCTATCACTATGTATCCGCCAGTGGACGGAGTTATGGATATCCTTCCGAAATCATCCTCCCCAAGGTAGTCCCTGAAGTAACCCGAATACTTGTCGTCGCTCCAGCCCGGAACCACTGACAGCACGGTCGAGACTCTCCTTGGCTGTTCTCCGGCCGAACTCATCTCTACTTCTTTTGCAAGAACCGCATTCACAGTTTTCAGAGCCTTTTCGACCTTTTCTCCCGTCCCCACGATCAGGACGCCCGAAGGCGATTGCATCAGTTCAACACCGGCTCCAATTTTATTCAATATGGCCTGGTAGCTTTGAATATCGGCCAATGGAATTTCTGTAAATGTATAAACTGGCTCCTCAACCTGAGGGCTGATCCTCTTACTCATTATATCCGCGACTATACTGGAGGCCTTTTCTATTGTAGATCCAGTTCCTATGGCGACCACACCCGAAGGTGAAGATAGTAGTGATACATCTACTCCCAGTCTATCCAGTATCTCCTGGAGACTCGCAGTGTCTTCATCTGGAATATCTAGAATCCTGTACTCCAGAGGTTCTTCCTCCACTGTCTCTACAATTAACGATCCCAGAAGTCTATTCAATATCTCTCCGGCCCTCTGAACCGCATCTGATGAACCGATTATTATCGCCGAACTGCCCATCGGAACGAGATCTACTACTACACCTAGCCTGGCCAGTAATCCCGTTAGATCCTCAACGGGCGGTAGTTTCTCCTTCACAACGAACTCGGGATCTTCAAATTTTCTAATTCTTTCTAGTTCGCTCTCTATAGGTTCTTTGAGATCTAGAGGCGTGAGAACTACATATCCACCGACCGATTCGAGAATCGATATCCTGGCGAAGTCATCGGCACCCAGGAAGAAACGCGCGTACTGTCCGAAATCTTCTGTGGTCCATCCTGGAATGTTTTTTATCTCTATCGATACTCTACTTTCACGATCTATCTCCTGTGCCTGAAGGCTCTTGTAGAGAGACTTGAACTTCACGAGATCTTCTTCGCGCCCGATAGCTATGAGTTTGTCGGAGATGCCAAGCAATGAAATATCGTATTCAAATGTCTTCAGTAACGGCGTTAAAGCTTCTACACTGAGTCCCTGGGTCAGTGGTAGCAACAGGTAGCTCTCGTGTTTCTCTTTCTGTGGGATTTCGGGAACTTCTCTCGACATCAGCGAGTCGATTAGGCCGATGGCTCTCGAAAGCTCCTGTGGAGCCCCGATGGCGATGACGCCAGTTGGGGTTTCAAGAAACTCAACCTGTATTTCGAGTTTCTGCATGACCGGTAACAGTTGATCTATCAGAGGTGCTTCGATATCCACGAATCTGTAGTCAGGTTCGGGTTTTGAGTAGAGGCTCTCACGGTGTTTTAAAATTGATTCAATGACACCTGACGCCTCTTCCAGTCGATCGGCCTGACCTATAACTATCGCTCCCGAGGAAATTCCCACTATATCCACCGGAATGTCAAGTTTATTGATCACTGACGCGAGAACCGGTATATCTTCGGGTATTGTCTCGATCAGGGTGAAGCCAAGTTCTGCCGGAGGTTCTTCCTGGGTAGCACTGTCAGGATAGATAGTCTCGACTATCTGATGTAAAATATCAGAAGTGCTGATCACGTTTTCTTTTGTTCCAACGATCAAGTATCTGTCTTCCAGAACTATTATGTTGACTTTTATACCGAGCGTAGCTAATAACTGCTCGAACTTGTCAAGGGCGGGAATGCTCTTCTCTATGGTGAAGAAGGGGTGCTCTAGCTGGGCCAGTCTCGAAATCTCCGTTTCAAGTTTCTTCACTGTCTCCTCCGGACCGACTACGATGTAACCTCCAGCTGAAGGTGTGAGCGAGATCCTAGAGTACTCGTCTTCCCCGAGGAAGTCGCGGAAATAGTCGAAAGTCTTCTGTTGATCCCAGCCCGGAACCACCGACAGCACGGTCGAAACTCTGACACTCTCCCCAACCTTGCTCTCTATCTCTTCCTCCCTCGCCAGTATCGCGTTGATTATCTCCACCGCGCTCTTGACAGCCTTCTCCTCTCCTATTACCAGCACTCCTGAGGGTGAAGAGAGAAGATCCACTTCGTACCCCAGTCTCTCGAGTATCCCGCCGTAGCTTTCTATCTGCGAGCTCTCGACTCCCACGAAGGAATATCCGATTTTACCCTCCGCAGTATTGTCAACTATCTGTGCTGAAACATCGTCCAGGATCTCTTTTGCGGCATTTACTTCTTTCTCTAGACCGACGATCACCATGTTGTTTCCCGCTTCTATCAGTCCAACTTCGATCTTCAGACTGGAGAGGATACTTTCTACAACGCCCTTAAACTGAGGATTGACATCGGAAAATCTGTAAACGTACTTCACATCACCTGTATCCAGATCTGTCTTGAGTGTGTCGATCAGCTCTCCGGTTTTAATTACATCGCTCTCGGTGCCGACGATAAGATTTTTCTCTCCTACCGGTAGGATGTTTACGTTCAACCCAAGTCTTTCCAAGAGTCTGCCTAGCTGATCAACCGGTGGCAGAGCATCCTTTACCAGATAGAAGGGGTCCTCTATCTCCGACAATCTGACGACTTCGGTCTGTATCTTCGTCAGAGTTCTCTCCGCTCCTATGACTATAAAGCCGCTAAAGGAAGGGGTTATGGAGATTCCGGCAAATTCGCCCTCTCCAAGGAGGCTTCTGAAGTAATCTGTGAATTTGTCCTCCGTCCAGCCCGGTATATTTTTTACGATCATCGATACTCTTTGACGTTCATCACTCTGGACAATGGTTTTCGCTTCACGTTCCAGTATGGCCTCTATTATCGGTCTGGCTTTATCTATATCTTCTTCGGTTCCTATAAGAAGGACACCAGCTGGAGAGGAAAAGAGTTCGACATTCAAACCAAGTCGCTTCAGAATCTCGCCGTAAATGGCAACGCCATCTGAAGGTATATCGACAAACTCGTACACTATCGAAACTTCTTGCGAGGGTTTCCTTTCCAGAATATTGTTGGCTATTTCGAGCGCCTTGTTCACCTGGTCTTCCTTGCCTACGATCAATATTCCTGCAGGAGATTCAAGGAGCGCAACCTCTATATCTATACTATCGAAAATAGGCACGAAGTACTCCATATCTCCGGAAGTTATGGCGGATAATTTGAAAATCTGTGGTTTTGTCTGCTCTGGAACTCCCAGAGTGTCAACCAATTTAGTTATCAGCTCGCGCGCTTTGGCAACGTTCTCCGAAGAACCGACCACGACACTGTAGTCTTCTACCTTAAGTATATCGACGATGATTCCCAGTCTCGCGAGGAGGTTGTCTATTTCCGTTATGTTTGGCATTCTCGTTTCTATGGAATAAGAGGGATTCTCGATCCTTGAAAGCCTTTCGAACTCTTCGCTAATTGCACCTGTCATCGATCCGGGAGCGTTCAATATATATCCTTTGGAAGTCTGGATCAGAGAGATCTCTTCTACCTTTTCGCCAAATACAACTCTTAGGTAAGCAGCGAGCCTGGTAGGATCCCAGCCGGGTATACCGGGTAGCTCTACGCTCACTCTGGCATCTTCAACACTTTCACTGGAGAGAATCTCTCCGTAAAGCGCGTTGAAGCTGTTTAAGTCGTATCTGTCTCCGACCGCAACGATCTTGTCGTACACTGGAGTGAAGGTAAGATCGTATCCGAAGACCTGCACAACTGATTTGAGCGAATCAATGCTGATGTCGCTTCTACCACGGAATATCATATACCCCGTTTCTTTATCGCCCTGAGTAGGGGTAACCGACTCTTTTTTAAGAAGATCCTCTACCAGTTTTTTGACGATTCCCAGATGGACGTCGCTTCCAATACCAACGATTCCGGAAGGGGTATCAACGAAATCCACTTCGATCTTCAGTTTCTCGACAATCGTTTTGAGGCTTTCGAGAGAGCCGGGGTCCACATCCACGAGGCTGTAGCCAATAGGACCGGTTTCAAGAGGTTCAAGCCTTGAAAGTATTGATTCCACCACTTCCATGGCCTTCTTCAACCTTTCTTCAGGGGCGACTGCGGCAACTCCGGTTGGTGTATTCACGAACTCAACGGGTAAGTTCAATTTCTCGAGAAGCTCTGATAGACCAGCTACTTCTCCATAAGGGATGTTTACGAAAGCGTAGTTGTAAACGGTACCGGGAACTGTCACTTCTCCTCCGACCGGCAGGCCGCTGCCAAGCTGACTTATAAGTCGGGAGACCTCTTCCACGTTTTCCTGAGATCCGACAACCATGAACTGATTATCTACGGGAATTATTGACACAGCGATGCCCAGTCTCTCGAGAAGCGACTCGAATTGACTCAAGGACGGTATCGACGACTCAAGTCTATAAAAAGGATTCTCAAGCATTCTGAGCTTTTCGGCCTCACCATCCACCGTGTTCAAAAGACTTTCCGGTCCTACTACTATAAATCCGTTTCCAGACCTTGTAACTGTGATAGTTGCAAATTCATCCGGTCCGAGAAAGTCTCTTAGATATGTCTGGAATTTATCGAGGTCCCAGCCTGGTATCGAACCTATCTGAAGAGAAATTCTGGCTTCCTGTTCCGAAAGATTTTTCTCGATCATTTCGACTATCCTGGGGACTCTTGTCTCTATGATTTTCGCCAATTCCGAAAGTCTTTCCGGATAACCCCTCAGAACTATCAATCCTGCGGATCTGATGAATACCTTCGATTCCTCGGGATTCAAGAGTGTATCTATCAGCTCTCCCAAGCCCGAGTCATAGATCTCCGGAGCCACTTCGAGTATAAGATCTTCGGTTTTTCTGAATATCTGTTTCTCTCTGTTCTCCAGTTCCACCAGGGCTTCATCGAGTATATCCGAGGGAGCATAGATGTAAATGAGTTTTTCGGATATCTGCTCCAGAGAATACTCGTCAACAACCAGACCTCTTGAAGCGAAATAGGAGTCGAAAAAGCTCTTGACCTCGTTGAAAGTGTTTTCTGCTTTGAGCTCTATATAAGTGTTCCTGTAATCTTCAAATGTGATTCCTGTGAAAAGGCTCAAAACGTACTGAGCCGTTTCTATGGAAGCTTTCGAACCTTTGATTATGTACCCTTTCTTCTCGCCTATGGTCTCGATTACGGCACCTGTGATTTTTTCGACTTGCGATATCGTTTCTTCAACAACGGGCATATGGTACTTTATCACCGAGTAAGTAACCCCTTCGGATATCTTGCTAAACGATTCCATAGTCTTTTCGACGAACTCGACCAGGTATTTCGGCAGATCGAAGGTCACTTTTCCAACCGGTTCGAACGTCCTGTCAACGGTTACACTATCTTTGGAATAGCTCTGGAGAAGGTTCAAAATCGTTCCAACTATCGTACCGTCGCCTGGTAAGCCTGAACCGGAACTACTGCCAAGTCTCAGAACGTCTTCCACTAGAAAGAAGTTTTCCGGCAGAGTGTAGGTTATCCTGATCCTGCTCGAATCGAGTTTCTCGGACGTGAGATTCTTCCTGTAGAGCTCCAGGTATTCGAGAAGCTCATCGACGTATTTACTGTTGCCAGAAAGTATTATCCTGTTGAACTGCGGTATAGTACTTATGGTGACGGAATCGGAGAAGAGAATGGAGTTTAGCTCTCTTGCAAGCGTTTCGTAAGCCGTCAGTGGCTCAACTCCGGTTGATGTTGCCTCAGAAGGCGCAGTAAACTCTTTCGTGACAATGTTGGTGGTAAGTAAAGATGAAAGCATGAAATGTGTCTGGAGATCTCCAAATACCATCAGCGAGGCTTCGTTTGGTAGATATTCTATGAAACTGTTTACGGGAAGCGTCTTTCTAAGTCTTTCCACCTGCTCCGAGACCGTTTCTCCATCGACATTGAACTCCACACCGATATAAGTTCTCCAGAAAGTGTTGACCAGTTCTCTCACTTCATCGGGAGTACCCAGATAAAAAGTACCGTCGCTCAAATATGCATATGCCACCTTGTCACCGAGCGAGGTTAGGATGTTTCGAAGTATCTCTTCTGGTAGAGCCAGGTTGAAGCCTACAAGTATCTTCTCGTCTCTCACGCTTGGTGAGAGTATGTAAGAAAGGTTCAATATCTCCTCTGAAAAGAGATAGGTCATCGCGCTGGCGATGGTCATTCCGTAAGTTGTGAATTTATCTATATCCACCTCGGCACTCGACCGGAAAAACCTTATGATCACAACGTTTTCCCTTACGATGATTTCCGGTTCGACTCTAGCGGGTGTGAGCAATGCGGTATTAACTGAGAGTCGTGACGGTTCCTGCCTGATCCACAAACCTTCAACCGGTCCCATCCGAAGAGGAAGATTCATATCCTTCCCATTCACACCGTTCAGAGAAAGCGAGTATATCGTCTTCGACGGGTTTGACTGGATGTTGTACGATTCGACGAACGGTTCGTTGAAGACCAGAGTAAGGGTAACGGATTCAACATCCATCGAAGGAATAACCGAACCCAGTTGATTCGAAAATGCTAAAGCGATGGCGCTCAGAACCACGAAGAGAACCGCGACTTTTCTCACAGAAATCACCCCATATTTACCCCTAGAGTCAGAGGAGTTCAAGACCTGAAATATTTCACAACCACAAAGCTGTTCGTGCTGGTATCGTTAAGCAAAACGGCAAATTCCGTTATTCCGTACACAATATACGAGGGATCTACGCGTTCGCCGACCCTTACCGTGACCTGCGTTCCGGCCGTATCGAGAACGGCATAATCCACCCTGTTCAATCTGAAATACGCTACATAAGCTATGTTTTCCGCTTCCTGTCCTACTTCGAGCATAGAGCTTATAACCTCGGACGGGCTGGCAAAAAGCGGTGTAAAGTGATCTTGCATCCTGACTGGTTCGGATAAGCTTGAAGTGTTGATCGGCTCAACCCTTATTCTATTGGCCGTGACTTCGGTTATTTCCACAGGTTGAAGAAGGAAAGCGAGCAGAACGCCACCCATTACTAAGGCGCAAATCAAAACGACGATTATTACAACCAATTTCTCCATACCATCAATCCTATCCTAAAAACTTCCGGTGATAGAGACATCTGCTCTCAATTCTATCATAATGTTAGATGGCAGAGTTGACTCCGGTAGTATAGGGAAACCCAGATTTGATCTTAACTCCAGCTTATTTATTGTTATCCTGGGTTCATTCACTAGCATCTCCACAAGATCGAGAATATCCCTCGACCTGCCAGATATGGAAATTCCCTTGTAATCACCCGGTTTGTTAGAAATACCCAGAATTTTCTGGAGATCGCCGAGATAACTCCTCGTACTCATTGAACCTATTGTTTCATTTCTAACCCTTGTGAGAAGCTGAAACTCGAGAAAAGCATTCTCGAGCTCGTTCACCTCCATCAGAAGAGTCGTCGTGTTTTTAAAGGCGTTGTACGAATAGACAACAACCAGAACGGAGAAACCAATCACAGCAATTAGTACCAGAGCTCCAAACAAGAGCTTTGCGTTGATACCTTTTCTGTCGAGAAAGGTCAGTTTCCTTTTAAGGTGTTTCTTGAAGTCCTTATGAATATAAAATTCACTGGACTCCAGGGTTCCGGTTTCGGATTGATCGGAAAATTCTATCACTTTGAAATCAAGATCGTCGTTCTCCTTTTTCATTGTTTATCACCCACTTCAAGGTCAATAATCTGAAGGGTGTAAAGGTCCGCGAATTCTAGGTTACCTCGCACATTGGGAGTTGACAGCAAAACCGGAGTGCTCGATGGGGTAGGGAAGGAGACTTTGTTTCCATCGTATATCAGATAATAGAAGGCGTTACCTTTACCATTTTCGAAATTCACCCTGGTGAGAATGGTCTTGACTGCATTTTCATCATTCAGAAAGGTGTTTAAAGTTCTGAAGACATTCATTTCAAGAGATTTTCTCTGAACATGTGTTCTAAGATCCCTTACCTGCATTGAAAGTCTGTTTTTTGAGTTTATGTATTCCTGCTTTTTATCTCTTATCGTTTGAATATCCTGCCTGAGATTACCCGTTAGGTATGTTCCGGTGTTATCGAAGAGAAAGCCTTTCAATCTCGAAATCTGCCTCAGTCTGAATTCGAAAGCCTGTGAGGCCAAAAAGCGCGCTCCTACGACCAGAACTACAATGAGCAATAGTATGATCAAAGCATTTCTAAGCCTGCAAACTCGTTTCTTCTTTGAATACAAGTTTACGTCTACCAAGCTGCTCACCACCCCTCATGAGAAGTCCGGCCGTT
This portion of the Mesotoga infera genome encodes:
- a CDS encoding type II secretion system protein GspD, which gives rise to MRKVAVLFVVLSAIALAFSNQLGSVIPSMDVESVTLTLVFNEPFVESYNIQSNPSKTIYSLSLNGVNGKDMNLPLRMGPVEGLWIRQEPSRLSVNTALLTPARVEPEIIVRENVVIIRFFRSSAEVDIDKFTTYGMTIASAMTYLFSEEILNLSYILSPSVRDEKILVGFNLALPEEILRNILTSLGDKVAYAYLSDGTFYLGTPDEVRELVNTFWRTYIGVEFNVDGETVSEQVERLRKTLPVNSFIEYLPNEASLMVFGDLQTHFMLSSLLTTNIVTKEFTAPSEATSTGVEPLTAYETLARELNSILFSDSVTISTIPQFNRIILSGNSKYVDELLEYLELYRKNLTSEKLDSSRIRITYTLPENFFLVEDVLRLGSSSGSGLPGDGTIVGTILNLLQSYSKDSVTVDRTFEPVGKVTFDLPKYLVEFVEKTMESFSKISEGVTYSVIKYHMPVVEETISQVEKITGAVIETIGEKKGYIIKGSKASIETAQYVLSLFTGITFEDYRNTYIELKAENTFNEVKSFFDSYFASRGLVVDEYSLEQISEKLIYIYAPSDILDEALVELENREKQIFRKTEDLILEVAPEIYDSGLGELIDTLLNPEESKVFIRSAGLIVLRGYPERLSELAKIIETRVPRIVEMIEKNLSEQEARISLQIGSIPGWDLDKFQTYLRDFLGPDEFATITVTRSGNGFIVVGPESLLNTVDGEAEKLRMLENPFYRLESSIPSLSQFESLLERLGIAVSIIPVDNQFMVVGSQENVEEVSRLISQLGSGLPVGGEVTVPGTVYNYAFVNIPYGEVAGLSELLEKLNLPVEFVNTPTGVAAVAPEERLKKAMEVVESILSRLEPLETGPIGYSLVDVDPGSLESLKTIVEKLKIEVDFVDTPSGIVGIGSDVHLGIVKKLVEDLLKKESVTPTQGDKETGYMIFRGRSDISIDSLKSVVQVFGYDLTFTPVYDKIVAVGDRYDLNSFNALYGEILSSESVEDARVSVELPGIPGWDPTRLAAYLRVVFGEKVEEISLIQTSKGYILNAPGSMTGAISEEFERLSRIENPSYSIETRMPNITEIDNLLARLGIIVDILKVEDYSVVVGSSENVAKARELITKLVDTLGVPEQTKPQIFKLSAITSGDMEYFVPIFDSIDIEVALLESPAGILIVGKEDQVNKALEIANNILERKPSQEVSIVYEFVDIPSDGVAIYGEILKRLGLNVELFSSPAGVLLIGTEEDIDKARPIIEAILEREAKTIVQSDERQRVSMIVKNIPGWTEDKFTDYFRSLLGEGEFAGISITPSFSGFIVIGAERTLTKIQTEVVRLSEIEDPFYLVKDALPPVDQLGRLLERLGLNVNILPVGEKNLIVGTESDVIKTGELIDTLKTDLDTGDVKYVYRFSDVNPQFKGVVESILSSLKIEVGLIEAGNNMVIVGLEKEVNAAKEILDDVSAQIVDNTAEGKIGYSFVGVESSQIESYGGILERLGYEVDLLSSPSGVLVIGEEKAVKSAVEIINAILAREEEIESKVGESVRVSTVLSVVPGWDQQKTFDYFRDFLGEDEYSRISLTPSAGGYIVVGPEETVKKLETEISRLAQLEHPFFTIEKSIPALDKFEQLLATLGIKVNIIVLEDRYLIVGTKENVISTSDILHQIVETIYPDSATQEEPPAELGFTLIETIPEDIPVLASVINKLDIPVDIVGISSGAIVIGQADRLEEASGVIESILKHRESLYSKPEPDYRFVDIEAPLIDQLLPVMQKLEIQVEFLETPTGVIAIGAPQELSRAIGLIDSLMSREVPEIPQKEKHESYLLLPLTQGLSVEALTPLLKTFEYDISLLGISDKLIAIGREEDLVKFKSLYKSLQAQEIDRESRVSIEIKNIPGWTTEDFGQYARFFLGADDFARISILESVGGYVVLTPLDLKEPIESELERIRKFEDPEFVVKEKLPPVEDLTGLLARLGVVVDLVPMGSSAIIIGSSDAVQRAGEILNRLLGSLIVETVEEEPLEYRILDIPDEDTASLQEILDRLGVDVSLLSSPSGVVAIGTGSTIEKASSIVADIMSKRISPQVEEPVYTFTEIPLADIQSYQAILNKIGAGVELMQSPSGVLIVGTGEKVEKALKTVNAVLAKEVEMSSAGEQPRRVSTVLSVVPGWSDDKYSGYFRDYLGEDDFGRISITPSTGGYIVIGPQEVLDRMEKEATRLTSIEDPYYIVEEKLPAIEELGTLLERLGLKVTILPIEDRYLVVGKKESVEKASQFISTLKAGMQPAVEEPQGFEFVEIEAQYIDSLERTLEELKVKVQLIQIGNNVVMIGSSKDLEAGRELLTPIAERLKETPVEKKVTYSFVGVESSQIESYGGILERLGYEVDLLSSPSGVLVIGEEKAVKSAVEIINAILAREEEIESKVGESVRVSTVLSVVPGWSDDKYSGYFRDYLGEDDFGRISITPSTGGYIVIGPQEVLDRMEKEATRLTSIEDPYYIVEEKLPAIEELGTLLERLGLKVTILPIEDRYLVVGKKESVTRTVDLIQMLRRDVESPVASREYEYTILEAGSQVLEIVRQVLEEMKIAVTVIGYGNNMIIVGYREAIDSAVDIISSISDRTDVIAVDEKLKYVFTEIPIDKMDEFSNILDNLKLPVKLLSSPSGVILVGEELETDKALEVVQSILSKLEIDETTESRLFNNLVGWEEGKLTTYLRSYLGEKDWAKISITSIQSGYLIVGPSGVLDRIQKELSRLTGLEKPHYRIVDSLPSVQNLELLFERMGLSVTVVITDGKTMLIGPERDILQALKVLDELKEDVEITQTGDQILFTFIDIPTEEIENFKAIFERLGITVDILGTPTGTIVVGVQGAIDRARETATSILSRREAQIVPGVQSYLALEIRDGFDLAAAQSVISAFNLNVYPLSVAGKLVMIGTQSELERFLTIRNDIVDEHRITAIVPREVTLEELNGIKETLKLDVSVFEMRNSFVVYGKEQDISNLRSILNEVAVKQPAEEAPQIETLTNVGVDLDYLREILASMGINIKVYGEGDSIVAVGKPSELNSLKNLLKKIDSTSTATETTVAFYPLLEGWTGEILGNFLQAMNVDVLVFQESSRGYLLIGVRKDLEKVKALLDDLDIKIKKATELYAIPSGMEFEELRDTLLSSGFNLSYTRLGQSMSISGPEEDVKMAIAMLDEIIRSGLGKALSYTLIDLPAELTLEKFQKIMTDMGLSISTVQIDSRLMLIGPDSDLRKAGDIVEYLRPEEALEDIEKIYSVVALPETLTMEEAGLLAERLGLNVEMIPVAGNIVVIGTTGSVDSFKSLMTNISGALEGGSKETVSYKISSLPSGVGLTEFESLLDSLKISSRIVQVSDSIVFVGTSEENALAEKLLSEFRPEEVPVQYVTREYTTISMPTGFDLASLSGILEKIGLEADLTQVGNVLILVGDPQSLPKVVSVISDLHGTSSRPEVMKLAYEVIDVPADMNIDVVNEAINSLKIPSTIIRNGNKLLVTGSIADIEETRRLVEIFRPEQSAESVEKAYRLLSLPSGFTLFDVEKALGKTGIELELLQVGNVLLLAGKTESLDEAESLLEKLIMVSTGDTGERNTYEIVKIKEGVTTQLLGQLFRLIGISVEILENEDWMVFTGSEGGVKAALDVFESLSKDIGGTEEPLSYTITILPKNLTIGQLQTAFESIQIPIRLIEAGDYAIMVGTKDSLSKGQQLISSLRIGIDASGTSTDGSISYVTFAMPVGTEIGQLETIAGLMELKLKFQIVGDRVFMIGTEKDLKSFEEILKGLVVEKTGVINQFRFIKAITGIDSVTLNMYLTAKGIGLAGIYDVSGGYLLVGDTESIDLAQAAVNYIDDNQRVHFEYVDLPENLDPEILQRMAEDLLLDVSIIQVSPSRYMLVGAAEDVQNLITVIFQAAGAGEKLLDYSIVALSPTLEKELDLEALRNILEEIGIKVTIGKFSGRLIFVGKANAIEASTNLLEKLRTSMEENGSGKQTFYELPVIGGWSVVDIQNYLEAAGIKLGSVIEYAGRIVGIGAQNDLAMAEEALLFIANKAARESVRIDKGLVTQIQLSEMISKLNLKAEFVELDKQWLLIGDPDSLMKLTKTIEEAAADREISRYVTDLTVDPQELASLLREAIDGLTVQTFENLQMILLKSKSSMVLDNAEAMIKNVQESRKAVDPVEKGVTVSGSKIGIDVVNQDLERLLRVVAGKLDIPLLFIDVIDENITMSVKEIDWESLVKVINATKPVSISRIDNIYAVTKKEQKSGQEATDIELVYRVYHNVEEVTKLIEFYGGEVLSDPVNGYIVVRGLAKSKVDSIFDEIASSLAKPKKQVRIETKLVDKSLVDEMQRDFTTSLEITNPDVIIQNGSIDLNFKIFENLDISKILDSIVNTANANISADLKDRDADSDLISSPSIVSMSGEEATIHIGDTIPYLVKKIEYVDGRPVEIETIENLNTGVELRITPTVNDDGKILLDLYIKVSEPEKYVDGTRTLYGEKTREAKSKLVIGDGNTLTIGGLVANKDSVNVNKMPFLSDLPFIGKLFTTETKTTDKRELVIFITAEVVQP
- a CDS encoding alpha/beta hydrolase: MEKLVVIIVVLICALVMGGVLLAFLLQPVEITEVTANRIRVEPINTSSLSEPVRMQDHFTPLFASPSEVISSMLEVGQEAENIAYVAYFRLNRVDYAVLDTAGTQVTVRVGERVDPSYIVYGITEFAVLLNDTSTNSFVVVKYFRS